The following coding sequences are from one Prosthecobacter vanneervenii window:
- a CDS encoding fumarate hydratase, with translation MPTPPFHYQELLELGTDDTEYRLLTKEHVSVQKFGEKEVLVVNPEALTLLANQAFHDINFFLRPKHLKQVAAILDDPEASENDRMVALTMLKNADVASAGLLPFCQDTGTAIIMGKKGQQVWTGGGDEAALSKGVYLAYTENNLRYSQNAALNMFDEKNTGTNLPAQLDLYATDGDAYKFLFIAKGGGSANKAFLYQETRAVLNPKSIVKFLSDKMTSLGTAACPPYHLTFVIGGTSAESTMKHVKLASTKYYDNLPTTGNEHGRAFRDVELEAQMLQAARECGIGAQFGGKYFALDVRVVRLPRHGASLPIGIGVSCSADRQAKGKITKDGVFIEKLETNPLQYIPEELRHRKDTNAVRIDTNRPMAEIRAELSKYPTTTRLLINGPIIVARDIAHAKLKEMIDAGKPLPDYFKNHPVYYAGPAKTPAGMPSGSFGPTTAGRMDSYVDLFQSHGGSMVMIAKGNRGQQVTDACKKHGGFYLGSIGGPAAILAKENIKKVEVVEFPELGMEAIWKIEVEDFPAFILIDDKGNDFFQTVGPGCSVKH, from the coding sequence ATGCCCACGCCCCCCTTTCACTACCAGGAACTCCTCGAACTCGGCACCGATGACACCGAATACCGTCTGCTGACCAAGGAGCACGTCTCCGTGCAGAAATTTGGCGAGAAGGAGGTGCTCGTGGTGAATCCAGAGGCGCTCACCCTACTGGCCAACCAAGCCTTCCACGACATCAATTTCTTCCTGCGCCCCAAGCATCTCAAACAGGTGGCTGCCATCCTTGACGACCCCGAGGCGAGCGAAAACGACCGCATGGTCGCCCTGACGATGCTCAAAAACGCCGACGTGGCCTCCGCAGGGCTGCTGCCCTTCTGCCAGGACACCGGCACCGCCATCATCATGGGCAAGAAAGGCCAGCAGGTCTGGACCGGCGGTGGCGATGAGGCCGCGCTCTCCAAGGGCGTCTACCTCGCCTACACGGAGAACAACCTGCGCTACTCCCAGAATGCGGCGCTGAACATGTTCGACGAAAAGAACACCGGCACCAACCTGCCCGCGCAGCTCGACCTCTACGCCACGGACGGCGATGCGTACAAATTCCTCTTCATCGCCAAAGGCGGTGGCTCGGCCAACAAGGCTTTCCTGTATCAGGAAACCCGCGCCGTGCTCAATCCGAAGAGCATCGTGAAGTTCCTCAGCGACAAGATGACGAGCCTCGGCACCGCCGCCTGCCCGCCCTACCACCTCACCTTCGTCATCGGCGGCACCTCCGCGGAATCGACGATGAAGCACGTCAAGCTGGCCTCCACCAAGTACTACGACAACCTCCCCACCACCGGCAACGAACACGGCCGCGCCTTCCGCGATGTGGAGCTGGAGGCCCAGATGCTGCAGGCTGCACGCGAGTGCGGCATCGGCGCGCAGTTTGGTGGCAAATACTTCGCGCTGGATGTGCGCGTGGTCCGCCTGCCGCGCCACGGCGCTTCCCTGCCCATTGGCATCGGCGTCTCCTGCTCCGCCGACCGTCAGGCCAAGGGCAAGATCACCAAGGATGGCGTTTTCATCGAGAAGCTCGAAACCAACCCGCTCCAGTACATCCCCGAGGAGCTGCGCCACCGCAAGGACACCAACGCTGTGCGCATCGACACCAATCGCCCGATGGCCGAGATCCGTGCGGAACTGAGCAAGTATCCCACCACCACCCGCCTCCTCATCAACGGCCCCATTATCGTGGCCCGCGACATCGCGCATGCGAAGCTCAAGGAGATGATCGATGCCGGCAAGCCGCTGCCCGACTACTTCAAGAACCACCCCGTGTACTACGCCGGCCCCGCCAAGACACCCGCAGGCATGCCCAGCGGCAGCTTCGGTCCCACCACCGCCGGCCGCATGGACAGCTACGTGGACCTCTTCCAGAGCCACGGCGGCAGCATGGTCATGATCGCCAAAGGCAACCGCGGCCAGCAGGTGACGGATGCCTGTAAAAAACACGGCGGCTTCTACCTCGGCAGCATCGGCGGCCCCGCCGCCATCCTCGCCAAGGAAAACATCAAGAAGGTCGAAGTCGTCGAGTTCCCCGAACTCGGCATGGAAGCCATCTGGAAGATCGAAGTCGAAGACTTCCCTGCGTTCATCCTCATCGATGACAAAGGCAACGACTTCTTCCAAACCGTCGGCCCGGGCTGCTCGGTGAAGCATTGA
- a CDS encoding addiction module protein produces the protein MILETLPAVRLLSPRDKRQLAEELLDSADAEDGEVVVDAAIMELLDRRLAAHAANPQAVSTWEEVQSRVFSGRGA, from the coding sequence ATGATTCTGGAAACTTTGCCCGCAGTCAGGCTGCTCAGTCCCCGTGACAAGCGGCAGCTGGCGGAAGAGCTTTTGGACTCGGCCGATGCCGAGGATGGGGAAGTCGTGGTCGATGCCGCCATCATGGAGCTGCTGGACCGACGTCTTGCTGCTCATGCGGCCAATCCGCAGGCTGTTTCGACTTGGGAAGAAGTGCAATCTCGAGTCTTCTCAGGCCGTGGCGCATGA
- a CDS encoding type II toxin-antitoxin system RelE/ParE family toxin, with protein MAHDIVWTAGAEADLLRLYEQVGDHDLAIKVLREPLKRVLSLLAEHPVLGAKVHGTQRIRRLLTGPGKRFGIFYVVEARRIMIHVLIDMRQDPELLRLRLTDL; from the coding sequence GTGGCGCATGACATTGTCTGGACGGCGGGAGCGGAGGCTGATTTGCTTCGACTTTATGAACAGGTGGGTGACCACGATCTCGCCATCAAGGTGCTGAGGGAGCCACTGAAGCGGGTCTTGAGCCTACTCGCTGAGCATCCCGTGCTGGGTGCGAAAGTGCATGGGACGCAGCGAATTCGCAGGTTGCTGACCGGGCCTGGAAAACGATTCGGTATTTTCTACGTCGTAGAAGCCCGTCGCATTATGATACATGTGCTGATCGACATGAGGCAAGACCCTGAACTGCTTCGGCTGCGGCTAACCGATCTGTGA
- a CDS encoding molybdenum cofactor biosynthesis protein MoaE, with protein sequence MPPASFILSNDPIPNTPAEFQPGEGAETQFLGVVRGMEDGRAITGIDYSAYLPMAEKMLQELIDRGQSEHGPHRVFIQHRLGFVAAEQPSIVIRVATKHSAESFDLCRWYLKEIKTSVPIWKKPVFADESQIG encoded by the coding sequence ATGCCTCCTGCCAGTTTCATCCTCAGCAACGATCCCATCCCCAACACACCCGCCGAGTTCCAGCCGGGCGAGGGAGCAGAGACGCAGTTTCTCGGCGTTGTGCGCGGCATGGAGGACGGACGGGCCATCACGGGCATCGACTACAGCGCCTACCTTCCGATGGCGGAAAAGATGCTGCAGGAGCTGATCGACCGCGGCCAGAGCGAGCACGGCCCACACCGCGTTTTCATCCAACATCGCCTCGGCTTCGTGGCCGCAGAGCAGCCCAGCATCGTCATCCGCGTGGCCACCAAGCACAGCGCCGAGTCCTTTGACCTCTGCCGCTGGTACCTCAAGGAGATCAAAACCAGCGTGCCGATCTGGAAGAAGCCCGTTTTTGCGGATGAATCACAGATCGGTTAG
- a CDS encoding PVC-type heme-binding CxxCH protein, whose translation MKRLLFLLLAAQLHAETQITWKRQQLHGDFYSEGAAIGDINGDGKADVVAGPFWWEGPAFEKKHAYYEPKIFSINGYSDNFFAYVHDFNADQKNDILILGFPGKEARLYLNPGTHDDKPWPMHIVADVVDNESPVFTDITGDGKPEIVCSTGGKFGWFASNWEKPTEKWPFVAVTEDVKVAKFTHGLGVGDVNGDGKMDLLEARRWWENKPGSATWEQHNFAAGVGGGAQMFAYDFDGNGTSDVFTSLSAHRYGVAVFLQNKPAPNQPNWQRIMLASEQPQDNDYGIVFSQPHAAYLADMDGDGIKDIVTGKRYWAHNGHDPDESGHRVIYWYQTKRDGKGGVDFVPHLVDAESGVGVDVQVGDVNGDKLPDIVVANKAGVFILMQERKETTADVTPKKMYGAGLMAQKDYAHGTRVSGERLRPAGSLSRPAEDRPKADANTPVGAGDRTASGGTPDAARETRALPHALDLMQLPGGFKAELIAAEPDLVQPIAFTFDERGRIWVVEGNSYPKPREVGAGQDRIKILEDKDGDGVFETKKIFCEGLNLVSGIELGFGGVWVGAAPYFIFIPRDGDKPLPLGSNRAIPGAPDGGKNAPATQVPGLNFTAYALLDGWGSQDTHETLNSFIWGPDGWLYGCHGVFTHSKVGKPGAPDAERKPINAGIWRYHPTRHAFEIFAEGTSNPWGLDYDQYGEFFVTACVIPHLYHIVPGGRYQRQAGQHFNPYTYEDIKTIADHAHYAGSARPDVTFDKNTGAGIMNDDTNALGGGHAHCGLAIYQSSLFPPTYRNQLIFGNLHGHRLVTNYTDPHASSYIGKHGSDFMRANDMHFIPVTQKVGPDGALYVSDWSDQQICHRGSNAVENWDRSNGRIYRISYDGWKPWRGDLAKESDEELAKLAVQTENEWESRMARRVLMEQRKKNNAIEPVSKLAMDLLKDAKKPVASLRGLWLLAAGYVPSQTPIQFRTLDLYFHSDERVRMWAWRLLSNEEWMFNETLGYLIENGRNAPKERSKLYGRENVPSLSDALMKETSVLVRRGAASCLQRISYLPDRAPLASSLLSHGEDKDDPMIPLLIWYGIEPMVGADPKVGLELAAVSKLPKVTEFIYRRLSSDDAGRASVLSELTKEPDAAKREATLGMILSSARGAGKLSMPADWPATAAKLKTGASGAVEKMVAELSALFGDAGALESFRGQLGSATLDTPAREKALAVLLQSQDTATAKLLQHIVSDQGTPASLRRKGIQALASLKDAGTPKVLGALLPKLSANELPDAVNTLASTKEGSKELLKAVEAKTVPATALSPFLVRQLTAFDDKEINGLIKSAWGDVNAPKANLGERTKKYREMLTPAAVAKGDLEKGKMLFTMTCGQCHKLFGQGQNVGPDITGSNRADLNYLLENVLDPNAVIGKAYQLNLFTMKDGRVMSGVIKEETPATVRIAMMGGVEFTLPQPDIAKREVSKLSTMPEGLFDALKPEQVIDLVKYLQSGASGPAKGATTIPGAIEGEGLKVLNKTGGNAKPQGMGGFGSEWSGASQLWWTGGKPGQKLTLALPVPEKGKYNLKAALTMARDYGIIDVSLDDKPVASAWDGYNGPKVIHSDELDWGTHELSAGEHQLSITITGKHADAVPGYMVGLDYVRLEKK comes from the coding sequence ATGAAACGTCTGCTCTTCCTCCTCCTCGCCGCCCAGCTCCATGCGGAGACCCAGATCACCTGGAAGCGCCAGCAATTGCATGGCGACTTTTATTCCGAGGGCGCGGCGATCGGTGACATCAATGGCGATGGCAAGGCGGACGTGGTGGCCGGGCCGTTTTGGTGGGAGGGGCCGGCGTTTGAGAAAAAGCACGCCTACTACGAGCCGAAGATTTTCAGCATCAATGGCTACTCGGACAACTTCTTTGCCTACGTGCATGATTTCAATGCGGACCAGAAGAATGACATCCTCATCCTCGGCTTTCCCGGCAAAGAGGCGCGGCTGTACCTGAACCCCGGCACGCACGATGACAAGCCCTGGCCCATGCACATCGTGGCGGATGTGGTGGACAATGAATCGCCGGTTTTCACCGACATCACGGGCGATGGCAAACCGGAGATCGTGTGCAGCACGGGCGGCAAATTCGGCTGGTTCGCGTCAAACTGGGAAAAGCCGACGGAGAAGTGGCCCTTTGTGGCGGTGACAGAGGATGTGAAGGTGGCCAAGTTTACCCATGGGCTCGGAGTGGGTGATGTGAATGGCGATGGCAAGATGGACCTGCTGGAGGCGCGGCGGTGGTGGGAGAACAAACCCGGCAGTGCGACTTGGGAGCAGCACAACTTCGCCGCCGGCGTGGGCGGCGGGGCGCAGATGTTTGCATATGACTTTGATGGCAACGGCACCAGCGACGTCTTCACCAGCCTGTCGGCGCATCGCTATGGGGTGGCGGTGTTCTTGCAGAACAAGCCCGCTCCGAACCAGCCCAACTGGCAGCGCATCATGCTGGCCAGCGAGCAGCCGCAGGACAACGACTACGGCATCGTCTTCTCCCAGCCGCATGCGGCGTATCTGGCGGATATGGATGGCGATGGGATCAAGGACATCGTCACTGGCAAGCGCTACTGGGCGCACAATGGGCACGACCCCGATGAAAGCGGGCATCGTGTCATTTACTGGTATCAAACGAAGCGCGATGGGAAGGGCGGCGTGGATTTTGTGCCACACCTTGTGGATGCCGAGAGTGGCGTGGGTGTGGATGTTCAGGTGGGCGATGTGAATGGCGACAAGCTGCCAGACATCGTGGTGGCCAATAAAGCGGGCGTTTTCATCCTCATGCAGGAGCGCAAAGAGACGACGGCGGACGTTACGCCGAAGAAGATGTACGGGGCGGGGCTGATGGCGCAGAAGGATTATGCGCATGGCACACGCGTCAGCGGGGAGCGCCTGCGTCCCGCAGGCAGTCTTTCGCGTCCCGCGGAAGACCGTCCCAAGGCGGACGCAAACACACCAGTAGGCGCAGGGGATAGAACGGCATCCGGCGGGACGCCAGATGCAGCACGCGAGACGCGTGCGCTCCCTCACGCGCTTGATCTCATGCAGCTTCCTGGCGGGTTTAAGGCGGAGCTGATTGCCGCAGAGCCGGATCTTGTGCAGCCCATCGCCTTCACGTTTGATGAGCGCGGCCGCATTTGGGTGGTGGAGGGAAACAGCTATCCGAAACCACGTGAAGTGGGTGCAGGGCAGGACCGCATCAAGATTCTTGAAGACAAAGATGGAGACGGTGTCTTTGAGACGAAGAAGATTTTCTGCGAAGGGCTGAATCTTGTGAGCGGGATCGAGCTGGGCTTTGGCGGGGTGTGGGTGGGGGCTGCCCCGTATTTCATATTCATCCCGCGCGATGGCGACAAGCCGCTACCGCTGGGTAGTAACCGGGCTATTCCTGGCGCGCCAGATGGGGGCAAGAATGCCCCCGCTACGCAGGTCCCAGGCCTTAACTTCACCGCCTACGCCCTGCTGGATGGCTGGGGCAGCCAGGATACGCACGAGACGCTTAACAGTTTCATCTGGGGCCCCGACGGCTGGCTTTACGGCTGCCATGGTGTCTTCACCCACAGCAAGGTCGGCAAGCCAGGCGCGCCCGATGCTGAGCGCAAGCCCATCAACGCCGGTATCTGGCGTTACCACCCGACGCGGCACGCGTTTGAAATCTTTGCCGAAGGCACAAGCAATCCGTGGGGGCTGGACTACGACCAGTACGGCGAGTTCTTCGTGACCGCCTGCGTCATCCCGCATCTCTACCACATCGTGCCAGGCGGGCGCTACCAGCGCCAGGCGGGTCAGCACTTCAATCCCTACACGTATGAAGACATCAAGACCATCGCCGACCATGCGCACTACGCGGGCAGTGCGCGCCCTGATGTGACCTTCGACAAAAACACCGGCGCCGGCATCATGAATGACGACACCAATGCGCTCGGTGGCGGGCATGCGCATTGCGGTCTGGCCATCTATCAGAGCAGCCTCTTCCCACCGACGTATCGCAATCAGCTCATCTTTGGCAATCTGCACGGGCATCGGCTGGTTACCAACTACACTGACCCGCACGCGAGCAGCTATATCGGTAAGCACGGCAGCGACTTCATGCGCGCGAATGACATGCACTTCATTCCCGTGACGCAGAAGGTGGGGCCGGATGGTGCGCTGTATGTGAGCGACTGGAGCGACCAGCAGATCTGCCACCGAGGAAGCAACGCGGTGGAAAACTGGGACCGTAGCAACGGGCGTATTTATCGCATCAGCTACGACGGCTGGAAGCCGTGGAGGGGGGATCTGGCGAAGGAGAGTGATGAAGAGCTGGCGAAGCTGGCGGTCCAGACGGAAAACGAGTGGGAGTCGCGCATGGCGAGGAGGGTGCTGATGGAGCAGCGGAAGAAGAACAATGCAATCGAGCCAGTAAGTAAACTTGCGATGGATCTACTGAAAGATGCAAAAAAACCAGTCGCATCATTGCGGGGACTTTGGTTGTTAGCCGCAGGATACGTCCCATCTCAGACACCAATCCAGTTCCGAACCCTTGATCTCTATTTCCATTCAGATGAGCGAGTCAGAATGTGGGCTTGGAGGCTGCTGTCCAACGAGGAGTGGATGTTTAATGAAACTCTCGGTTATCTTATTGAAAACGGTCGTAACGCACCGAAAGAGCGCAGCAAGCTTTATGGGCGGGAAAATGTCCCTTCCTTGTCAGATGCGCTAATGAAGGAGACATCAGTGCTTGTCCGACGTGGTGCCGCATCCTGTCTGCAACGGATTTCTTATTTGCCGGATCGAGCCCCCCTCGCCAGTTCTCTGCTATCCCACGGCGAAGACAAGGACGATCCCATGATCCCGCTGCTGATCTGGTATGGCATCGAGCCGATGGTTGGTGCTGATCCGAAGGTGGGGCTGGAGCTGGCGGCGGTGTCGAAGTTGCCGAAGGTGACGGAGTTTATTTATCGTCGTTTGTCGTCGGATGATGCGGGGCGGGCTTCGGTGCTCTCTGAGCTCACGAAAGAGCCGGATGCGGCGAAGCGCGAGGCGACGCTGGGAATGATCCTGAGTAGTGCGCGGGGTGCGGGCAAGCTGAGCATGCCAGCGGACTGGCCGGCGACTGCGGCGAAGCTCAAGACGGGTGCTTCCGGGGCCGTGGAAAAGATGGTCGCCGAACTGAGCGCGTTGTTTGGTGATGCGGGGGCGCTGGAAAGCTTCCGCGGACAGCTCGGGTCTGCTACGCTGGACACGCCTGCACGTGAGAAGGCGCTGGCTGTGCTGCTGCAGTCTCAGGACACAGCGACGGCGAAGCTCCTGCAGCATATCGTTTCTGACCAAGGCACTCCCGCCTCGCTCAGGCGCAAGGGCATCCAGGCGCTGGCCTCGCTCAAAGATGCGGGCACGCCGAAGGTGCTGGGGGCGCTGCTGCCGAAGCTCTCTGCGAATGAGCTGCCGGATGCGGTCAACACGCTGGCTTCGACGAAAGAGGGCTCCAAAGAGCTGCTCAAAGCCGTGGAGGCCAAGACAGTGCCTGCTACGGCACTTTCTCCCTTCCTTGTGCGCCAGCTCACCGCTTTTGACGACAAGGAGATCAACGGCCTCATCAAATCCGCCTGGGGCGATGTGAATGCGCCGAAGGCGAACTTGGGCGAGCGGACGAAGAAGTACCGCGAGATGCTCACGCCTGCGGCTGTTGCGAAGGGCGATCTGGAGAAAGGCAAGATGCTCTTCACCATGACCTGCGGCCAGTGCCACAAGCTCTTTGGCCAGGGGCAGAACGTGGGCCCGGACATCACGGGCAGCAATCGCGCGGATTTGAACTACCTGCTCGAAAACGTGCTGGATCCGAATGCGGTGATCGGCAAGGCCTACCAGCTCAACCTCTTCACCATGAAGGACGGGCGTGTGATGAGCGGTGTCATCAAGGAGGAAACGCCAGCCACCGTGCGCATCGCCATGATGGGTGGCGTGGAATTTACGCTGCCGCAGCCGGACATCGCCAAGCGTGAGGTGTCGAAGCTGAGCACGATGCCGGAAGGATTGTTCGATGCTCTGAAGCCGGAGCAGGTGATTGATCTGGTGAAGTATCTGCAGAGCGGGGCTTCCGGACCGGCCAAAGGCGCGACGACAATCCCCGGAGCGATTGAGGGTGAGGGGCTGAAGGTACTGAACAAAACCGGCGGCAATGCGAAACCGCAGGGGATGGGCGGCTTTGGCAGCGAGTGGAGCGGGGCTTCGCAGCTCTGGTGGACCGGTGGCAAGCCGGGGCAGAAGCTGACGCTGGCGCTGCCGGTGCCGGAGAAGGGAAAATACAATCTCAAAGCGGCGCTGACGATGGCACGCGACTACGGCATCATCGATGTCTCACTTGATGACAAACCCGTGGCCAGCGCCTGGGACGGCTACAACGGCCCCAAGGTCATTCACAGTGACGAGCTCGACTGGGGCACGCATGAACTCAGCGCGGGCGAGCATCAGCTTTCCATCACGATCACCGGCAAGCACGCCGATGCGGTGCCGGGCTACATGGTGGGGCTGGATTATGTGAGGCTGGAGAAGAAGTGA